One bacterium DNA segment encodes these proteins:
- a CDS encoding O-antigen ligase domain-containing protein, whose product MISRPAKLIPDAPEKHRTPHPFIPALVIGVLAAAVGIATSVTRRGEYIIVGELALIVFVAGLGAPILLVGAALAAFPLDYPSYLVGLGSRSGFELVLASAILAVGLAVGTRHISLMSLRPTVPAIVAVLVYSCWVGLLFLENPSISLDESVLNNPGKLFYRVVVATAFFLVIVAVATRRVDLQKVLVAFGIGTVPPMLLGAYLGITHTEIPGFNGGLVSQPVFIGIGVSEWRVGSTFNSPFAFGMASAMTFVGALAYVFGHPLRRWATLLTIALALLALCAIYVSQERAAALGASLSAVFLVWLSPWRARSKLMAIAAVGLVVVSYLLAGGAYLGRFSTVVDTSVYTRLDLWSFAISEFLTAPIFGHGLSSFEPLYYSSYNSLLQIGEVSAHSTLFAIAVEQGSVGIILFGLQVWICMSLAVGVLRRSKSWESVAVTAAILAYVPTLLTQDIYIQRGLMYSFYALLAAAAALACTHASDSAEAMTADGPQRSSNRI is encoded by the coding sequence ATGATCTCGCGACCTGCCAAACTGATCCCGGATGCTCCTGAAAAGCATCGAACCCCTCATCCATTCATTCCAGCGCTGGTGATCGGTGTTCTAGCCGCCGCCGTGGGGATTGCCACGTCAGTAACGCGACGGGGCGAGTACATAATTGTAGGAGAACTCGCGCTCATAGTGTTCGTCGCGGGACTCGGCGCGCCGATTCTCTTGGTCGGAGCTGCGCTGGCAGCGTTTCCTCTGGACTATCCGAGCTACTTAGTTGGTCTCGGATCACGCAGTGGTTTCGAATTAGTTTTAGCCTCGGCGATTCTAGCTGTTGGCCTAGCCGTCGGGACCCGGCACATCAGCTTAATGTCGTTGCGACCAACCGTCCCTGCAATCGTCGCCGTCCTCGTGTACAGCTGTTGGGTTGGGCTGCTGTTCCTGGAGAACCCGTCTATTAGCCTTGATGAGTCCGTTCTAAACAATCCGGGCAAGCTCTTCTATCGAGTTGTTGTGGCGACTGCCTTCTTCCTCGTGATAGTCGCGGTCGCCACCCGACGCGTTGATCTCCAAAAGGTCCTCGTGGCATTTGGAATCGGGACAGTGCCGCCGATGTTGCTAGGGGCGTATCTCGGGATCACACATACTGAAATCCCCGGTTTCAATGGAGGCCTGGTCAGCCAACCTGTATTCATCGGCATAGGAGTAAGTGAATGGCGTGTGGGTTCGACGTTTAACTCGCCATTCGCGTTTGGTATGGCGTCCGCAATGACCTTTGTGGGCGCCCTAGCTTACGTTTTCGGACACCCACTGAGACGGTGGGCCACGTTGCTCACTATCGCCCTCGCCCTCCTGGCTCTATGTGCGATATATGTCAGCCAGGAAAGAGCGGCGGCTCTCGGCGCGAGTCTCAGCGCTGTCTTCTTAGTTTGGCTGAGTCCATGGAGAGCTCGCTCAAAGTTGATGGCGATCGCAGCAGTCGGCCTTGTGGTGGTTTCATATCTGCTTGCGGGCGGTGCCTACCTCGGCCGCTTCAGCACTGTTGTCGACACGTCGGTCTATACTAGGTTGGATCTGTGGTCATTCGCGATAAGCGAATTCCTCACAGCGCCGATCTTCGGACATGGTCTGTCGTCCTTCGAACCGCTCTATTACAGCAGCTACAACAGCTTGCTTCAGATTGGAGAGGTCTCGGCCCACAGCACCTTGTTTGCGATCGCCGTGGAGCAAGGGTCCGTAGGAATCATCCTTTTCGGCCTTCAAGTATGGATTTGCATGAGTTTGGCAGTGGGTGTACTTCGCCGAAGCAAGAGTTGGGAATCGGTTGCCGTCACCGCAGCAATCCTTGCGTACGTGCCTACATTGCTTACGCAGGATATCTATATCCAGCGGGGCCTCATGTACTCCTTTTACGCACTACTAGCTGCGGCTGCGGCGCTCGCCTGCACACATGCCTCCGATTCAGCCGAAGCCATGACTGCAGACGGGCCACAGCGAAGTAGCAATCGGATTTAA
- a CDS encoding glycosyltransferase — MKTPLPGSRRPRLVFVAQVPPTSDGSGPKRRNRQIIQALLDTYDIRLLAFVRSRDEHDSLMALTTDQLVVTPVWLWRSRWLDVWHLTRSLLLRLPFLVARDWTEAMERAVREAAEEAETVAVHIDQLSMACYLPIAKAARRIVVVDEHNVVWTLVAEVGTSYRWWSPKRLVALRDARRLRRFEAEICAKADLVLAVNTADAAQFTEMGAKSVRVVPIAMPVTGDEVERPEVAMSTVLIIGTMYYPPNAIGAMWFLNKVLPMLRGTDSQLRVLIVGARPPDSLLAAARVNSDVRVLGYVEDLEYVFRTATMLAVPLLAGGGTRVKILEAFAHRLPVIATTPGYRGLDVVPGRELLVADDPRDFAASVKELTTNAALRRSLADEGYRFVRTSHALAETAAAVNSAYSFVLKG, encoded by the coding sequence ATGAAGACGCCATTGCCTGGTAGCCGTCGGCCCCGCCTCGTTTTCGTGGCCCAAGTTCCGCCGACATCTGATGGCAGCGGCCCGAAGCGTCGGAATCGGCAGATCATTCAAGCCCTTCTTGACACATACGATATCCGGCTCTTAGCGTTCGTGAGATCTCGGGACGAACACGACAGTTTAATGGCCCTCACTACTGACCAGTTGGTTGTCACCCCAGTCTGGTTGTGGCGTTCCCGCTGGCTCGACGTTTGGCATCTGACTCGGTCATTGCTCCTTCGGCTTCCCTTTCTCGTAGCTCGCGATTGGACGGAAGCAATGGAACGCGCGGTTCGCGAAGCAGCCGAAGAGGCGGAAACGGTCGCTGTTCACATCGACCAGTTGAGCATGGCGTGCTACCTTCCGATTGCGAAGGCCGCTCGCCGCATAGTGGTCGTAGATGAGCACAACGTCGTCTGGACGTTGGTTGCCGAGGTAGGAACGTCATACCGATGGTGGTCACCAAAGCGGCTTGTTGCACTCCGAGACGCCAGACGCCTGCGTCGTTTCGAGGCTGAGATCTGTGCCAAGGCGGACCTGGTTCTAGCCGTCAACACGGCCGATGCGGCCCAGTTTACTGAAATGGGGGCCAAGAGCGTACGGGTCGTACCGATCGCGATGCCTGTAACTGGTGATGAAGTAGAACGCCCCGAGGTGGCGATGTCGACGGTTCTGATTATCGGCACGATGTATTATCCCCCTAATGCTATCGGAGCAATGTGGTTCCTTAACAAGGTGTTACCAATGCTCCGGGGCACTGACAGTCAACTTCGGGTCCTGATAGTCGGAGCTCGCCCGCCGGATTCTCTGTTGGCAGCAGCGAGAGTGAACTCTGATGTCCGCGTCCTGGGCTACGTGGAAGATCTGGAGTACGTGTTTCGAACCGCAACCATGCTCGCGGTGCCGCTTCTTGCCGGCGGCGGCACGCGCGTAAAGATACTCGAGGCTTTTGCACATCGGCTGCCGGTAATAGCGACCACGCCCGGCTATCGGGGCCTAGACGTTGTTCCTGGTCGTGAACTGCTCGTCGCCGACGATCCACGAGACTTTGCTGCCAGCGTCAAGGAGCTGACCACGAATGCCGCATTGCGGCGTTCACTTGCCGACGAAGGGTATCGATTCGTGCGAACTTCGCATGCTCTCGCTGAAACGGCTGCAGCGGTCAACTCCGCTTACTCGTTCGTACTCAAGGGTTGA
- a CDS encoding glycosyltransferase family 1 protein produces MGGFVTYTQGLVSALLDIGRHEYLIYTSHLTQLANAWKVMPLTPPLRLPLVGQVMREQWSLGRQLQRDSPELVHFLCNTAPLRCSTPFVITLHDLLQLDPPPAHSSLAHVMTNTYSAIAISSAVRRARAIIAPSDWVAEEITRRLGVPDSRVHVTRSGLRQVFRPDGNSRSGKYVLALASSDPRKNVEGVLLAFRALSEDVRSQLKVVVVATNERASQLVVNASVRCRVVVEIVQSPTHEELATLYRGAAALVFLSTGEGFGLPVLEAMACGAPVVMSKIRVLQETSGGAALAVDPFDPGAAASAIQSILTSTDVRSDLVQRGLKRSGQFSWSACARATERVYEDAIAW; encoded by the coding sequence ATGGGCGGGTTCGTCACCTATACACAAGGCCTGGTTTCGGCTCTTCTCGATATCGGGCGCCACGAGTACCTGATCTATACGAGTCACCTCACGCAGCTTGCCAACGCATGGAAAGTGATGCCCCTTACGCCGCCCTTGCGCTTGCCGTTGGTGGGCCAAGTCATGCGCGAGCAATGGTCACTGGGCAGGCAGCTCCAGCGCGATTCCCCCGAACTGGTCCACTTCCTATGTAACACCGCTCCATTGCGCTGCTCCACGCCGTTTGTTATTACGCTACACGACCTATTGCAGTTGGATCCGCCGCCAGCACATTCATCGTTGGCACACGTGATGACTAACACCTACAGCGCGATAGCAATTTCCTCGGCAGTACGGCGGGCGCGCGCGATAATCGCTCCATCAGATTGGGTTGCCGAAGAGATCACGAGACGCCTTGGCGTTCCTGACTCTCGTGTTCATGTGACGCGATCGGGGTTGCGACAAGTGTTCCGACCAGATGGGAACTCCCGATCGGGCAAGTACGTGCTTGCCTTGGCATCGTCCGATCCGCGGAAGAACGTTGAAGGTGTATTACTCGCATTTCGCGCCCTGTCCGAGGATGTAAGATCTCAGCTTAAAGTCGTTGTCGTCGCCACCAATGAGCGAGCGTCTCAGCTCGTCGTGAATGCCAGCGTAAGATGCCGGGTAGTAGTAGAGATCGTACAGAGCCCCACTCATGAAGAGCTCGCGACTCTCTACCGAGGAGCTGCCGCGCTTGTGTTCCTGAGTACTGGTGAGGGCTTCGGCCTTCCGGTGCTGGAGGCAATGGCTTGTGGAGCACCTGTAGTCATGTCCAAAATCCGGGTTCTCCAAGAGACAAGCGGAGGTGCAGCGCTTGCCGTGGATCCATTCGATCCAGGCGCCGCTGCATCCGCAATTCAATCAATCCTCACTTCGACCGACGTCCGTAGCGACCTTGTTCAACGGGGTCTGAAGAGGAGCGGACAATTCAGTTGGTCCGCGTGCGCGCGAGCTACCGAACGAGTCTATGAAGACGCCATTGCCTGGTAG
- a CDS encoding glycosyltransferase, with the protein MGILSANDTRGPGGEEMFVRTLRDALITRGVSVRVIDRSQAANTASASRWDSISRPVARFARFEEIWQSYAVGREASQTRSSGELMVVNSHAGWWVPDLPGLTVYHGTRSGFGSAVQPRLSLSYAKSRYGIGPFEARSAGRRLVVAVSHSAADELLSLYGLVADAVLLNAVDIDQYHPRDRATVRRHLGLESSGFLALFTGRPGRHKGTDLLTEISRGLPADITIVAAVPRRYDAHPRTRQLVGLDHDRIAELYAACDAFVFPSRWEACSYSLVEALASGLPPVASRVGHMPEVCASDESLDAIAPANLEPAAFIRSLISLRDRPDLRNSASRAARRFAESNHDAMRWAHAYISLLERAESANRN; encoded by the coding sequence GTGGGAATCCTGTCAGCAAACGACACGCGCGGGCCGGGCGGCGAGGAAATGTTCGTCCGCACCCTGCGTGACGCCCTGATTACACGCGGAGTGTCGGTCCGGGTCATCGACCGGTCTCAGGCAGCCAATACGGCGTCGGCGAGTCGATGGGATTCCATCTCCCGACCCGTCGCTAGGTTTGCCCGATTTGAGGAGATCTGGCAGTCATACGCTGTGGGTCGGGAGGCATCCCAGACCCGATCCAGCGGTGAGTTGATGGTGGTTAATTCGCATGCTGGCTGGTGGGTTCCTGACCTGCCCGGCTTGACTGTGTATCACGGAACCCGGTCGGGTTTCGGCAGCGCAGTGCAGCCTAGATTGTCGCTCTCGTATGCCAAGTCCCGATATGGCATCGGCCCGTTTGAGGCGAGGAGTGCTGGACGACGACTCGTCGTGGCCGTCAGTCACAGTGCCGCTGACGAACTCCTAAGCCTATACGGCTTGGTTGCCGACGCGGTCCTGCTAAATGCGGTCGATATCGACCAGTATCACCCTCGTGATCGTGCAACTGTGAGGCGCCACCTCGGCCTGGAATCCAGCGGTTTTCTCGCGCTCTTTACAGGACGGCCCGGGCGGCATAAGGGCACCGACCTTCTTACCGAAATCAGTCGCGGCCTGCCAGCGGACATAACTATCGTCGCAGCAGTACCACGACGTTATGACGCACATCCCCGCACACGCCAGTTGGTGGGATTAGATCACGACCGAATCGCCGAGCTGTATGCGGCATGCGATGCCTTTGTGTTCCCGAGTCGCTGGGAAGCCTGTAGCTATAGCCTCGTTGAGGCGCTGGCCTCGGGATTGCCGCCCGTTGCGTCACGTGTAGGGCACATGCCTGAAGTCTGTGCCAGTGACGAAAGCCTCGACGCAATCGCTCCGGCAAATCTCGAGCCAGCGGCGTTCATCCGGTCTTTGATATCGCTTCGCGACCGGCCTGACCTCCGAAATTCGGCCAGCCGCGCAGCGCGCCGATTTGCGGAATCCAACCACGACGCCATGCGTTGGGCGCATGCCTACATCAGTCTTTTAGAGCGAGCCGAAAGTGCGAATCGCAATTGA